In the Bacteroidota bacterium genome, one interval contains:
- the lon gene encoding endopeptidase La → MESEINLSSFVGTDDRVDLKNLPHRIPVLALRDVIIFPYMVFPVLVGRESSLSATMSAMARERYLFLVAQKDSAVDEPNKDELYKYGTLARILRIIRLPNGLVKVLVDGLEQAEAKQYFNFEGHIEAEVAVIHPEASESAELEALVRHTSEQFRNYVRSSPTHPAETLISFENITDPRRRLFYIAAHLTKDLQAKQRILEITEIRDQYLHISGLLASEIEILKLEQDIDQKVQSSIQKSQRKYFLQEQIRLLQQELGDDVLEEHPELGKLVVQLREARLPELAQKKADEELERLKKTPAMSPEAGVIRTYLEWLAQVPWHKHTDDNFNVTNVKEVLDADHFALEKPKERILEHIAVLNLVEKMRGQILCFVGPPGVGKTSLARSIARALGREFVRMSLGGVRDEAEIRGHRRTYIGALPGKIIQSMKRAGVTNPVILLDEIDKMSMDFRGDPSSALLEVLDPEQNNTFVDHYLDVDYDLSNVFFITTANVAYEIPTPLLDRMELIEIPGYLEHDKLEIAKRHIIPAQRTQHGLTEKSLVITDEALLKIIRNYTEEAGVRELVRKIAKVCRKAAHDIVTRMYAEGKVPPQPEKKTTEPLSSVTVSEDGKLESQLNKLLIIDSDIMITVDPKKVEEYLGVPRYNTSKKELDAKVGAVMGLAWTSTGGDVLPVEVTVMSGSERLTLTGQLGDVMKESAQAALSYLRSRAKEFGLKSDFMKNKEIHIHLPEGAVPKDGPSAGITLTMAMLSALSGKAARGDVAMTGEITLRGNVLPIGGLQEKLLAAQREGIKTVLIPEENRKTLTEIPKKITDALEIIPIEKIDQALEHVFASGPSKKVSNSKKKAPAKSAKASKKTAKKPVARRKR, encoded by the coding sequence ATGGAATCGGAGATCAATCTGTCCTCGTTCGTCGGCACCGACGATCGTGTCGACCTCAAAAATCTTCCGCATCGCATCCCGGTACTCGCACTGCGCGATGTGATCATTTTCCCGTATATGGTATTCCCGGTGCTTGTCGGCCGCGAATCGTCGCTGTCGGCGACGATGTCCGCGATGGCGCGCGAACGCTATTTGTTTCTGGTTGCACAAAAGGACTCTGCGGTCGATGAGCCGAATAAAGACGAACTCTACAAGTACGGGACACTCGCACGCATATTGCGCATTATTCGCCTGCCGAACGGCTTGGTAAAGGTGCTTGTCGATGGGCTCGAACAAGCGGAAGCGAAGCAGTATTTCAATTTCGAAGGCCACATCGAGGCTGAAGTGGCGGTCATCCATCCCGAAGCGAGCGAATCGGCGGAGTTGGAAGCGCTCGTTCGGCATACGTCCGAGCAGTTTCGCAACTACGTCCGTTCGTCGCCGACGCATCCGGCCGAGACACTCATCTCGTTCGAGAACATCACCGATCCGCGTCGCAGGTTGTTCTATATCGCAGCACATCTGACGAAAGACTTGCAGGCGAAGCAGCGTATCCTCGAGATCACGGAGATTCGCGACCAATACCTTCATATCAGTGGCCTGCTCGCATCGGAGATCGAAATTCTGAAGCTCGAGCAAGACATCGATCAAAAGGTCCAGAGCTCGATCCAGAAGTCACAGCGCAAGTATTTTCTGCAGGAACAGATTCGTTTGCTGCAACAAGAACTCGGAGACGACGTGCTCGAAGAGCATCCCGAGCTTGGCAAACTTGTCGTGCAGCTTCGCGAGGCCAGACTGCCGGAATTGGCACAAAAGAAGGCCGATGAAGAGCTGGAGCGCCTGAAGAAGACGCCGGCCATGTCGCCCGAGGCTGGCGTCATTCGCACGTACCTCGAGTGGCTCGCGCAGGTGCCGTGGCATAAACACACCGACGATAATTTTAATGTGACGAACGTAAAAGAGGTACTCGACGCCGACCACTTCGCGCTCGAAAAACCGAAGGAGCGCATCCTCGAGCACATTGCGGTGCTCAATCTGGTCGAGAAAATGCGCGGGCAGATCTTATGTTTTGTCGGGCCTCCGGGCGTCGGTAAGACGTCGCTTGCGCGGTCGATCGCACGTGCCCTCGGGCGCGAATTCGTTCGGATGTCGCTCGGCGGCGTGCGCGACGAGGCCGAGATACGCGGCCATCGCCGGACATATATCGGTGCATTACCGGGGAAAATCATTCAGTCGATGAAACGCGCCGGGGTAACGAATCCGGTTATCCTGCTTGACGAAATCGACAAGATGTCGATGGATTTTCGCGGCGACCCGTCGAGCGCGTTGCTCGAAGTGCTCGACCCCGAGCAGAACAATACGTTCGTCGATCACTATCTCGATGTTGATTACGATCTTTCGAACGTGTTCTTCATCACTACGGCGAACGTTGCTTACGAGATCCCGACGCCGCTGCTCGATCGAATGGAGCTGATCGAGATTCCGGGCTACCTCGAACACGATAAGCTCGAGATCGCAAAACGTCATATCATCCCGGCGCAGCGTACACAGCACGGCCTGACGGAAAAGAGCCTCGTGATCACCGACGAAGCGCTATTGAAGATCATCCGTAACTATACGGAAGAAGCCGGGGTGCGTGAGCTCGTGCGAAAGATCGCGAAAGTCTGTCGCAAGGCAGCGCACGATATTGTCACACGCATGTACGCAGAAGGGAAGGTCCCGCCGCAGCCGGAAAAGAAGACGACGGAGCCGCTTTCGAGCGTGACGGTTTCCGAAGACGGGAAGCTTGAATCTCAGCTGAACAAACTGCTGATCATCGATTCCGATATCATGATCACGGTGGATCCGAAAAAAGTAGAAGAATATTTGGGCGTACCGCGCTACAACACGAGCAAGAAAGAGCTCGATGCAAAGGTCGGCGCCGTTATGGGGCTCGCATGGACGAGCACCGGCGGCGATGTGCTGCCGGTTGAGGTTACGGTCATGAGCGGCAGCGAACGCCTGACGCTTACCGGACAACTCGGCGATGTGATGAAGGAATCCGCTCAGGCGGCGCTGAGCTATTTGCGTTCGCGCGCGAAGGAGTTCGGTCTGAAGTCGGATTTCATGAAGAACAAAGAAATCCACATCCATCTGCCGGAAGGTGCGGTGCCGAAGGATGGCCCCAGCGCCGGTATCACGCTTACGATGGCGATGCTCTCTGCTCTCAGCGGCAAAGCCGCGCGCGGCGATGTAGCGATGACCGGAGAGATTACCTTACGTGGAAATGTATTGCCGATCGGCGGGCTTCAGGAGAAACTTCTCGCAGCGCAGCGCGAGGGGATTAAGACCGTCCTGATCCCCGAAGAAAATCGCAAGACACTGACCGAAATTCCGAAGAAGATCACCGACGCACTCGAGATCATCCCGATCGAAAAAATCGATCAAGCGCTGGAGCATGTATTTGCATCCGGACCGTCGAAGAAGGTCAGCAACTCAAAGAAGAAAGCTCCGGCAAAAAGCGCAAAAGCCTCGAAGAAGACAGCAAAGAAGCCCGTTGCGCGTAGGAAGCGTTAG
- the carA gene encoding glutamine-hydrolyzing carbamoyl-phosphate synthase small subunit yields MNARLVLENGAVFQGSAFGAVSTAQTGGEVVFTTALTGYQEILTDPSYAGQIVTMTYPLIGNYGANTEDLESTAPHVSGFLVRELSEVFSNWRSDWSLDEYLSKSGVLAMEGIDTRKLVRILRSEGSLRGVISTETVSDAALVSKARELPLMTGLDLTKGVTTNKLYEIEAKVPNAPHVVVMDFGIKTNILRKLSDHGAKLTVVPSTTSFDEIRNLAPDGIFLSNGPGDPDAVKDGIETVKAMVKYGQIPIFGICLGNQLLCLAMGGETYKLKFGHRGANHPVKNLRTEKIEITSQNHGFAVQWSSMPDSCELTHLNLNDNTVEGFRHKELPIFSVQYHPEASPGPHESDYLFADFMDSIAK; encoded by the coding sequence ATGAATGCACGTTTAGTACTTGAGAATGGGGCGGTATTTCAGGGCAGCGCCTTCGGTGCGGTGTCCACGGCACAGACCGGCGGCGAAGTCGTATTTACGACGGCGCTCACCGGGTATCAGGAAATACTGACCGATCCGTCGTATGCCGGGCAGATCGTCACGATGACGTACCCGCTCATCGGCAACTATGGCGCGAATACCGAAGACCTTGAAAGTACTGCGCCGCATGTATCCGGCTTCCTCGTACGCGAACTCTCGGAAGTGTTCTCGAACTGGCGCAGTGACTGGAGCCTCGATGAATACCTCTCGAAGAGCGGCGTCCTTGCAATGGAAGGGATCGATACTCGCAAACTCGTTCGTATTCTTCGCAGCGAGGGATCGCTTCGGGGCGTGATCTCTACCGAAACGGTGAGCGATGCCGCGCTCGTGTCGAAAGCGCGCGAACTTCCGCTGATGACCGGCCTCGACCTGACAAAGGGAGTGACGACGAATAAACTCTACGAGATCGAAGCCAAAGTTCCGAATGCCCCGCATGTCGTTGTGATGGATTTTGGCATCAAGACGAATATTCTTCGGAAACTCTCCGACCACGGCGCGAAGCTGACGGTCGTGCCGTCGACGACATCATTCGACGAGATCCGCAATCTCGCACCCGATGGTATTTTCCTCTCGAACGGCCCCGGCGATCCGGATGCGGTGAAGGACGGGATCGAGACCGTGAAGGCAATGGTGAAGTATGGACAGATTCCGATTTTCGGTATCTGCCTGGGTAACCAGTTATTGTGCCTAGCGATGGGAGGCGAGACGTATAAGTTGAAGTTCGGCCACCGAGGTGCGAACCACCCCGTCAAGAATCTGCGTACAGAGAAAATCGAGATTACTTCCCAAAACCATGGCTTCGCGGTGCAGTGGTCTTCGATGCCCGATTCGTGCGAACTCACGCATCTGAATCTCAATGACAATACCGTCGAGGGATTCCGACACAAGGAATTGCCTATCTTTTCTGTTCAGTACCATCCTGAGGCATCGCCCGGACCCCATGAAAGCGACTACCTTTTCGCCGATTTCATGGATTCCATTGCGAAATAG
- a CDS encoding ABC transporter permease: MLVFTIRKFFYSILIIFGVMSVIFFVMNLLPDPARMMQGQRADLSTQAAIRHELGLDLPVWQRYVNFLTKTATGDLGRSYSSNRPVLDSILERFPATAILTLSAMVLATLIGIGIGILSAVKSYSLLDNISMIFALVGISVPSFVFGLLMIIAFGSWLQIFPISGYVIQDSSKWYEFWNFHWEYLALPMLTLALRPISIIARVTRSSMLDVLTSDYIRTAKAKGLSARKVIFRHGLRNALNPVVTTVGSWLASLLTGAFFIEYIFNWPGIGALGFDAIPRSDFPTIQGTVLFSAVIFVVINYIVDILYAKLDPKVKLSGR; encoded by the coding sequence ATGCTCGTATTTACGATCAGGAAGTTTTTCTATTCGATCCTCATCATCTTCGGGGTGATGAGCGTGATCTTTTTCGTGATGAATCTGCTGCCAGACCCGGCTCGCATGATGCAGGGGCAGCGTGCAGATCTCAGCACCCAGGCAGCGATCCGTCATGAACTCGGCCTCGACCTCCCCGTCTGGCAGCGATACGTGAATTTTCTTACCAAGACGGCTACCGGCGATCTCGGTCGTTCGTACTCGTCGAATCGCCCAGTGCTCGATAGCATCCTCGAACGCTTTCCGGCGACAGCGATCCTCACGCTGAGTGCGATGGTACTCGCTACGCTCATCGGCATTGGCATCGGTATCCTGTCGGCAGTGAAGTCGTATTCGCTACTCGATAACATATCAATGATCTTTGCACTCGTCGGAATCAGCGTGCCTTCGTTCGTCTTTGGCCTGTTAATGATTATTGCCTTCGGATCGTGGCTGCAGATTTTCCCGATCTCAGGTTATGTGATCCAGGACAGTTCGAAGTGGTACGAATTCTGGAATTTCCATTGGGAATACTTGGCGCTCCCGATGCTGACGCTCGCGCTTCGACCGATCTCGATCATCGCACGGGTGACGCGTTCGAGCATGCTCGACGTCCTGACAAGCGATTACATTCGCACTGCTAAAGCGAAGGGTTTGTCAGCCCGTAAAGTCATATTCCGTCATGGCTTACGAAATGCACTTAATCCGGTGGTTACGACTGTTGGCTCGTGGCTCGCATCGCTGCTCACGGGTGCGTTTTTCATCGAGTATATCTTCAACTGGCCCGGCATCGGCGCGCTTGGCTTCGATGCCATCCCTCGGTCCGACTTCCCGACCATTCAGGGGACGGTACTGTTCTCGGCGGTGATTTTCGTTGTGATCAACTACATCGTTGATATCCTCTACGCCAAGCTTGACCCGAAAGTAAAACTCTCCGGCCGATGA
- a CDS encoding ABC transporter permease produces MSVTPRVHDPLALPTTQSRSLWYYSWKRLKRNRLAMAGFYVTILIVLIALLANFISPADPNLQILEYSTKPSGFQGNILLRTNDIPGQGPVPIPIQSYMISGNEVQYLSDEGNSRHILIAKLYGNSEREWHKQPTYYLGTDRYGRDVLSRLIYGARISLTVAFFSEILSLLIGVVLGALAGYYRGWVDEVINWITNVFWSIPTILLVISISIALGLGFIQTVIAIGITGWPDMTRIVRGQFFSLRETEYVEATRALGLGNIRAIFRHILPNAIGPIIVIATAGFATAIIYEASLSFLGLGVQPPTSTWGQMIYDGYGFIAAGSNWGLTIYPALAIMLAVFAFNLFGDGLRDAFDPKLKR; encoded by the coding sequence ATGAGCGTAACACCCCGGGTTCACGACCCACTCGCACTCCCGACGACGCAATCGCGGTCGTTGTGGTACTATTCATGGAAGCGCCTCAAGCGAAATCGCCTTGCGATGGCAGGCTTCTATGTGACGATTCTGATCGTACTGATTGCGCTGTTGGCAAATTTTATTTCGCCGGCAGACCCGAATCTTCAGATTCTCGAATACTCCACAAAGCCAAGCGGCTTCCAAGGAAATATTCTCCTGCGCACCAACGATATTCCGGGACAGGGACCGGTACCGATCCCGATCCAAAGCTATATGATCTCGGGAAATGAGGTGCAGTACCTATCGGACGAGGGCAATTCGCGTCATATTCTGATCGCAAAGCTCTACGGAAACTCCGAACGTGAATGGCATAAACAACCGACGTATTATCTCGGCACCGACCGCTATGGCCGCGATGTGCTTTCCCGGTTGATCTATGGTGCGCGTATCTCCTTGACGGTAGCGTTTTTCTCCGAGATCCTCAGTCTGCTCATCGGCGTAGTGCTCGGTGCATTGGCAGGGTATTATCGCGGCTGGGTGGACGAGGTCATCAATTGGATTACGAATGTATTTTGGTCGATCCCCACGATCCTTCTGGTTATTTCGATCTCAATCGCCTTGGGGCTCGGCTTTATCCAGACCGTCATTGCAATCGGCATTACCGGCTGGCCCGATATGACGCGTATTGTGCGCGGCCAATTCTTCTCGCTTCGCGAGACGGAGTATGTCGAAGCGACGCGTGCGCTGGGGCTTGGCAATATTCGTGCGATCTTTCGCCATATCCTACCGAATGCGATCGGTCCGATCATCGTCATTGCGACAGCCGGCTTTGCGACGGCCATTATCTACGAAGCATCGCTCTCCTTCTTGGGACTCGGCGTTCAGCCGCCGACATCGACGTGGGGACAGATGATCTATGACGGGTATGGTTTTATCGCTGCGGGTTCGAACTGGGGCCTGACGATCTATCCGGCTCTGGCAATTATGCTTGCAGTTTTTGCGTTCAATCTCTTCGGCGACGGGCTCAGAGATGCGTTCGATCCGAAACTCAAGCGATAA
- a CDS encoding ABC transporter ATP-binding protein codes for MALLEVKNLQTYFFTDDGVAKSVDNVSYTVDRKQTLGVVGESGCGKSVTALSIMRLIPNPPGKTVGGEIFFEGRDLLKLPEEEMRAIRGNKISMIFQEPMTSLNPVFTCGDQIAESILLHQKCTKEEAKERAIEMLRKVGIPAPEQRYGEYPHQLSGGMRQRIMIAIALACNPDILIADEPTTALDVTVQAQILELISSLQESLGMGVILITHDLGVIAEHADNVAVMYASHIVEYSTADEVYFNPMHPYTIGLLGSIPKLNVESDRLMTIEGTVPVPTNYPPGCNFASRCPYATEKCLAEEPALVEQEPGHFVACHHWAEVKVKRPEHLVEA; via the coding sequence ATGGCGCTTCTTGAAGTCAAGAATTTGCAGACGTACTTCTTTACCGATGATGGCGTAGCGAAGTCGGTTGATAATGTTTCCTACACAGTCGATCGCAAGCAGACGCTTGGCGTCGTGGGCGAGTCCGGTTGCGGCAAATCGGTGACGGCGCTCTCGATCATGCGATTGATCCCCAATCCGCCTGGCAAGACTGTCGGCGGCGAGATCTTTTTCGAAGGCCGCGATCTGCTCAAGCTGCCGGAAGAAGAAATGCGTGCCATTCGTGGCAACAAGATCAGCATGATCTTCCAGGAGCCGATGACATCGCTCAATCCGGTGTTCACCTGCGGCGACCAGATTGCCGAATCGATCCTCCTGCACCAAAAGTGCACCAAAGAAGAGGCAAAAGAGCGCGCGATCGAGATGCTCCGCAAGGTAGGTATCCCCGCACCGGAGCAGCGCTACGGCGAGTATCCGCACCAGCTTTCGGGCGGTATGCGCCAGCGTATCATGATCGCCATCGCGCTTGCCTGTAACCCGGATATTTTGATCGCCGACGAACCGACCACCGCACTCGACGTGACGGTTCAGGCCCAGATTCTGGAGCTCATTTCCAGCCTGCAGGAGTCCCTCGGTATGGGCGTGATCCTTATCACACACGACCTTGGCGTGATCGCAGAACATGCCGACAACGTCGCCGTGATGTATGCGTCCCACATCGTCGAGTACTCGACGGCCGATGAAGTGTATTTCAACCCGATGCATCCGTATACGATCGGGCTGCTTGGTTCTATCCCGAAACTGAACGTCGAATCCGACCGCCTGATGACGATCGAAGGGACCGTACCGGTGCCAACGAACTATCCTCCCGGATGCAATTTTGCATCACGCTGTCCGTATGCAACCGAGAAGTGCTTGGCTGAGGAGCCCGCGCTCGTCGAGCAGGAACCGGGACACTTCGTCGCTTGCCACCACTGGGCAGAAGTGAAAGTCAAACGCCCCGAGCATCTCGTCGAGGCGTAA
- the speB gene encoding agmatinase translates to MKKTALPTAKNFLGLEKQYSSYDTSKVAIIQAPYEKTVSYGKGTAKAPAAIVNASQYVEFFDDEFFQELCFKTGIATLPPLRYGSLEGKKALDLLERAVSEELVAGKFVVTLGGEHTISTAPIAAHFKKYPKMSVLHFDAHSDLRNAYSGTLYSHACFMHRVADDVRFPMNRVVQVGIRAQCIEEYEFIKREKIRTFYATDIRRGKYSANWQRKVATALPTNEVYVTFDVDYFDPSIMPTTGTPEPDGFYWNETMQIFRELRKAGKKIVGFDVVELVPNPAQQHATYLVAKLVYRLMNFALAK, encoded by the coding sequence ATGAAGAAAACAGCACTACCGACCGCAAAGAACTTCCTCGGGCTCGAGAAGCAGTATTCGAGCTACGATACGAGCAAGGTTGCGATTATCCAGGCTCCGTACGAAAAGACGGTCAGCTACGGGAAGGGGACTGCCAAGGCACCGGCTGCGATCGTCAATGCATCGCAGTATGTCGAGTTCTTCGATGACGAGTTCTTTCAGGAGTTGTGCTTCAAGACAGGGATCGCAACACTGCCACCGTTGCGCTACGGCTCGCTGGAAGGAAAGAAGGCCCTCGACTTACTCGAACGGGCCGTCTCCGAAGAACTGGTAGCTGGTAAGTTCGTTGTGACGCTCGGCGGCGAACACACGATCTCGACCGCGCCGATCGCCGCGCACTTCAAGAAATACCCGAAGATGTCCGTGCTGCACTTCGATGCACACTCCGATCTCCGCAATGCGTATAGCGGTACCCTATATAGCCACGCCTGCTTCATGCACCGGGTTGCCGACGATGTCCGTTTCCCAATGAACCGGGTAGTACAAGTCGGGATTCGCGCGCAGTGTATCGAAGAATACGAGTTTATCAAACGGGAGAAGATCAGGACCTTTTACGCAACCGATATCCGTCGGGGGAAGTATTCGGCCAATTGGCAGCGCAAGGTGGCAACCGCCTTGCCGACGAACGAAGTATATGTGACGTTCGACGTGGACTATTTCGATCCGTCGATCATGCCAACGACCGGTACGCCGGAACCGGACGGCTTCTACTGGAACGAGACGATGCAGATCTTTCGCGAGCTACGCAAGGCAGGGAAGAAGATCGTCGGGTTCGACGTCGTGGAATTGGTCCCGAACCCGGCACAACAACATGCGACATATTTAGTCGCGAAGCTGGTATATCGGCTGATGAATTTTGCGCTTGCGAAGTAA
- a CDS encoding T9SS type A sorting domain-containing protein has translation MNKLVTRFLFLSVVIGLCSPVLAQGSAVAKTGNASLTRRVTAAKVSNAVLPHVSLTGKPANPAAFRYDSMFYVDTTVLPLLYSYLPSYINTSDGAGGSFVDTITSYQMRMSAPYACYVDTIEIAIAIPNLVQMATDSLNANALTIKLRNNFQPSGNRLPYAAFGKAIDSVVLSFDDLSGLPTDGSFFPLRVPMNHKRLSKDFFVEIQPAIDFVNGTSSSTQNYFAILHDSVFFDLNGNGVDITKVRGYFTRAHNDTSSISIFIDQSQNAWSDNYWVKAWVTNNPNLPDAVDGETTISNTLGQNFPNPFNPSTEIHYSLTERSNATLKVYNTLGREVATLVDGMVDAGQHQVTFHAENLPSGTYYYTLKAGEFSQTKRMVLAK, from the coding sequence ATGAATAAACTTGTTACTAGATTTCTGTTTCTTAGCGTAGTCATCGGGCTCTGCTCTCCCGTGTTGGCCCAGGGTTCTGCTGTTGCGAAGACTGGCAACGCATCCCTGACTCGCCGTGTAACGGCAGCCAAGGTTTCCAATGCCGTCTTGCCGCACGTGTCATTGACCGGCAAACCCGCCAACCCGGCTGCATTCCGTTATGATAGTATGTTTTATGTAGATACGACAGTACTACCGCTGTTGTATTCGTACTTGCCGAGCTACATAAATACATCCGACGGGGCTGGCGGCAGCTTCGTTGATACGATCACGTCGTACCAGATGCGTATGTCCGCTCCGTATGCATGCTATGTGGATACGATCGAGATCGCCATCGCCATTCCGAACCTCGTTCAGATGGCGACAGATAGCCTCAACGCCAATGCGCTGACCATCAAGTTGCGTAACAATTTCCAACCGAGCGGCAATCGTTTGCCGTACGCAGCGTTTGGCAAGGCCATCGATTCCGTTGTGCTTTCCTTCGACGATCTTTCGGGGCTTCCGACTGACGGCTCATTCTTCCCGCTTCGGGTTCCGATGAATCACAAACGTCTCTCGAAGGACTTTTTTGTCGAGATCCAGCCGGCAATCGATTTCGTCAATGGTACGAGTAGTTCAACGCAGAACTACTTCGCAATCCTACATGATTCGGTGTTCTTTGACCTCAATGGCAATGGCGTCGATATTACGAAGGTGCGTGGGTATTTTACCCGTGCCCACAATGACACTTCGAGTATCTCGATCTTTATCGATCAAAGCCAGAACGCGTGGTCAGATAATTACTGGGTGAAGGCATGGGTGACCAACAATCCGAACTTGCCGGATGCTGTTGACGGGGAAACCACGATCAGCAATACCCTTGGCCAGAACTTCCCGAATCCGTTCAACCCGTCGACCGAGATCCATTACAGCCTTACCGAGCGCAGCAATGCGACGTTGAAGGTCTATAATACGCTTGGTCGTGAGGTTGCTACGCTCGTCGATGGAATGGTCGATGCAGGCCAGCATCAGGTCACGTTCCACGCAGAGAACCTGCCGAGCGGTACCTACTACTATACGCTCAAGGCCGGCGAATTCAGCCAGACCAAGCGCATGGTGCTTGCGAAGTAA